DNA from Pseudophryne corroboree isolate aPseCor3 chromosome 7, aPseCor3.hap2, whole genome shotgun sequence:
gccagccccacaaccacaaccggctcctcatcaaccaaggcaacggaggcgtgctaggacaccaattttccgcacccgtgtcctactttttgggatgccagatgatgttgttgtgcgtagatacaggctgccaccacatctaatcctagacactctctccataatagagagtgatctggagtcttcaattcggtatcctacagcaataccaccattgacacaattccttgctgtgttacattttttggccacagggtCTTTTCAacatgttgttggagacctggttggcatgtcgcagggccagttcagtaaggtcctgcggcgtgtcagccaggctttcataaagcgggttaagcaatttattgctatgcctttggatgttggtgccctagatgtggtgaagcggcaatttgaggaaggtggtagtcgcttcccacatgttattggggttgtggatggcacacatgtagctattgtgcccccaagacataatgaagaaatttatagaaacaggaaactgtttcattctctgaatgtaatggttgtttgtgggccatccctccagatcctttccctgaatgccaagtttcccggaaactcgcatgatgcttatgtcattagacaatcagggatatggcacagattaagatcaagtcaacgagcagacatgtggttattgggtgagttggccaacataatttcctgccatttttaatcaattttaggaatatactctttctaatttttacttctcctcaaacaggagaccgtggat
Protein-coding regions in this window:
- the LOC134943492 gene encoding putative nuclease HARBI1, producing MPDDVVVRRYRLPPHLILDTLSIIESDLESSIRYPTAIPPLTQFLAVLHFLATGSFQHVVGDLVGMSQGQFSKVLRRVSQAFIKRVKQFIAMPLDVGALDVVKRQFEEGGSRFPHVIGVVDGTHVAIVPPRHNEEIYRNRKLFHSLNVMVVCGPSLQILSLNAKFPGNSHDAYVIRQSGIWHRLRSSQRADMWLLGDRGYPCTPWLMTPYRNPRPGPQTAFNSALTATRQLVERTIGVLKGRFRVLHRTGGDIMYSPEMASKLVVLCAILHNIAVRSSVELPQTEELPDEEPGVVRRFGGGSVTRRGSQVRASIVEEYFS